From Paenibacillus sp. PK3_47, the proteins below share one genomic window:
- a CDS encoding AraC family transcriptional regulator, producing the protein MKKWNSAFASLAISYVSIVLVIILMVCSVFYIYFSEHYKEELRNKNQLILENTARTIETSILQSVQQIYLDLSLDKNGNLRLFADPSLLSNTASMMELQEALKSEAASHSDLVQAVHLYAPGHNIMLSSLYGLRFKADQGEQAGYFADWMDGMRSNQLNYLWTKTRVIPEDIYSSVPGGNANALITYAHSYPFQSAGQDSDLIVAIDVKESAIRGVIENMLPTQSGSTFILDPSGNLIKGPEGGNFRMPDLYASSITEVLGSDTSSGSFNEKMGYTSYVVSYHTLPSTGWKIYSAMPASFFYEQSVVVQKLILGICLFAVLLGLVLSGIWAKASYKPIKRLAGKIRDLTGHTLDPAANEYRLIDTAFIRLNDKVINLEETLQANSPVIKRNLVLNLLQSRYTREELAEELRFIGFSQTYNSYSCLLLNTGEAFAGLSSSHMQEVMHRMIHQLETVRLPDSRLIAEELPDKKIVVILCTNNDIGGLLEELSALILSEGRQQFQLDIQLSWGSRVQEMTELRVSYTEAEALMKYAYFLPECPVLNDRSLLERENSLEELPQSLLTKFKDKLHARQLQETVTAVEQLAAAMREGKYPADYCHFILANTVFVYSDYLKNVRYKPPAKGHLDLYHQYLEICNIGAFRDWLVESVTCFITETEKRNSERALSTIELAKQYIENHLSGDLSLEAVSSQVFISPKYLSKLFKEELGVTYTDYVTCRRMEQAKVLIENNNMTVEQIAGMVGYGTAAYFIKKFKEMYGCTPGNYLRSMIKQV; encoded by the coding sequence TTGAAAAAATGGAACTCAGCATTTGCCAGCCTGGCCATTTCATATGTATCCATAGTACTCGTCATTATTCTCATGGTCTGCTCTGTGTTCTATATCTATTTCTCGGAGCATTACAAGGAAGAGCTCCGGAATAAAAATCAGCTGATTCTTGAGAATACCGCACGTACAATTGAAACTTCCATCCTTCAGAGCGTTCAGCAGATCTATCTGGACCTTTCGCTCGACAAAAACGGGAATCTCCGTTTATTTGCCGACCCCTCTCTGCTTTCCAATACCGCCAGCATGATGGAGCTTCAGGAGGCGCTGAAATCGGAGGCTGCCAGCCACTCGGACCTTGTACAGGCTGTACACCTGTATGCACCCGGGCACAACATTATGCTGTCATCACTCTACGGGCTGAGGTTCAAGGCTGATCAAGGGGAACAAGCGGGCTACTTTGCAGACTGGATGGACGGAATGCGCAGCAATCAGCTGAACTACCTTTGGACCAAAACCCGGGTCATTCCTGAAGATATCTACTCCAGTGTACCGGGCGGAAATGCCAATGCACTGATTACTTATGCACACAGCTATCCTTTTCAGTCTGCCGGACAAGACAGTGATCTGATCGTTGCAATAGATGTAAAGGAAAGCGCGATTCGCGGGGTTATTGAAAATATGCTGCCGACACAATCCGGGAGCACATTTATTCTGGATCCTTCAGGCAATTTGATCAAAGGCCCGGAAGGCGGAAACTTCAGAATGCCGGATTTATATGCATCCAGCATCACTGAAGTGCTGGGTTCGGATACTTCGTCCGGGAGCTTTAACGAGAAGATGGGCTACACCTCTTATGTAGTGTCCTACCATACCCTTCCGTCCACCGGCTGGAAAATCTACAGCGCAATGCCCGCCAGCTTTTTCTACGAACAATCGGTTGTGGTACAGAAGCTGATCCTCGGGATCTGCCTTTTTGCGGTCCTGCTCGGTCTTGTGTTATCAGGCATATGGGCAAAAGCCAGCTACAAGCCGATCAAACGGCTGGCCGGGAAAATCAGGGATCTCACCGGACACACCCTTGACCCGGCAGCTAACGAATACCGGCTGATTGATACCGCCTTCATCAGGCTGAATGATAAAGTCATCAATCTGGAAGAGACACTTCAGGCCAACAGCCCGGTGATTAAGCGCAATCTTGTCCTTAACCTGCTCCAGAGCCGCTATACCCGTGAAGAATTAGCTGAAGAGCTGCGGTTTATAGGGTTCTCCCAAACTTACAATTCTTACAGCTGCCTTCTGCTGAACACGGGGGAAGCCTTTGCCGGACTAAGCTCAAGCCATATGCAGGAAGTCATGCACCGGATGATTCATCAGCTGGAAACAGTCCGCCTGCCGGACAGCCGCCTGATTGCCGAAGAGCTGCCGGACAAGAAGATCGTGGTCATTTTATGCACTAATAACGATATCGGCGGGCTTTTGGAAGAGCTGTCCGCTCTGATCTTATCGGAGGGCAGGCAGCAGTTCCAGCTGGATATCCAGCTCTCATGGGGTTCCCGGGTGCAGGAGATGACTGAGCTCCGCGTTAGTTATACAGAGGCCGAAGCTTTAATGAAATATGCTTATTTCCTGCCGGAATGTCCGGTTCTGAACGACCGCAGTCTGCTGGAACGTGAGAACAGCCTTGAGGAGCTGCCGCAGTCCCTGCTTACAAAGTTCAAGGACAAGCTGCATGCCCGTCAGCTCCAGGAGACGGTTACGGCTGTCGAGCAGTTGGCAGCTGCCATGCGGGAGGGTAAATACCCTGCGGATTACTGCCATTTCATTCTGGCGAACACCGTATTTGTCTACTCGGATTATTTAAAAAATGTACGTTATAAGCCTCCTGCCAAAGGGCATCTCGATCTGTATCACCAGTATCTTGAGATCTGCAATATCGGCGCTTTCCGGGACTGGCTGGTGGAATCGGTAACCTGTTTTATTACAGAGACGGAGAAGCGCAACAGCGAAAGAGCCCTCTCGACGATTGAGCTGGCCAAACAATATATAGAAAATCATCTGTCCGGTGATTTGTCTCTGGAAGCGGTTTCTTCACAGGTATTTATCAGTCCCAAGTATTTAAGCAAGCTTTTCAAGGAGGAGCTGGGAGTCACCTACACCGATTATGTCACCTGCCGGCGGATGGAACAGGCCAAAGTACTGATTGAGAACAACAACATGACGGTCGAACAAATTGCCGGGATGGTCGGGTACGGGACTGCGGCTTATTTCATTAAAAAATTCAAGGAAATGTACGGGTGCACACCGGGGAATTACTTGCGGAGTATGATTAAGCAGGTATAG